TGCTCGACGTGCATCTGCCGGGGTCGGACGACAGCGACGACGGCGGGGGATCCCGCACCCGCTGAACGACCGGAACCACCTCCGCGACAGCCGACGAGGTCCCGCCCCTTGTACAAGGGGCGGGACCTCGTCGTCCTCGTCGTCCTCGTCGTCCTCGTCGTCCTCGTCGTCCTCGTCGTACACGAAGGCGTCACGCGGGGCCGCGCCCACGTGACGCCGATCGGTGAGGAACGGGGTCCACCGCGGCCGACTCCGCCCGCGTGCAGGGCCGTCGGCGGCGAAGGCGCCGAGCGTGCCGCCCGTGCGCCCTTGTGAAAGGCCATCCCGTCCGCGTCACCGTGGCGGGAGCGTGTCGTCGAAGCGGTACGGGCCGCCGAAGCACGGGTACGGCGAGGCACGCGCCGGGGCTGAGAACGGGGAAGCGGTGTCCTCTCGGCAACCGAACGCACGGCTCGCGCGGCTTCTCGCGGAGGCGGGATGGACCGCGGCCCAGTGTGCCCGCGCCGTGTCGTCGGTCGCCTCCGAACACGGCCACGACCTCACCGTGAACCGCTCGACGGTGACCCGCCGGCTCGCGGTACGAGGCTCTCTTCACCCGTTTCCCCACCCTGTTCCCGGCCGTCCCCGAACGCGACATCCCCTGGGAACTCGACCTGTTCTTCACCAAGCCGGCGGTGCTCCCCGTGGCCCGGGGCCCGGCACCCCGCTGACCGCGACGCCCCGGCGGCTTCGGTGAGGTGGCCGCGCGCGGGACGTCAACGCCACGTGAACGCCGCGCCCACCAAGGGATCAAAGGGCGCCGGGGGGAGGAATCCGGGGTCGGATGTCGACGGCACCGCACCCTCTTCGACAGGAGCTCGACATGCGTATCCGCTTCGCGGCCACCGCGGCCGGACTGACCATGGCCGTCGCGCTGACCGGCATCGGCGCCAGCGCCGCCACCGACACCACCGGTGTGCGGACGGCGACGGACCGGACGACCGTCAACACCCCCTTCCGCAGCGCCGAATCGGCCGTGGCGCCGGCCGCCCTGCGCTGTCCGCGCGGCACCTTCTGCGCGTACATCCACGCCAACTACAGCGGCGAGCTGATGAGGTCGTCGGCCGGCCGGGGTTCGCGGGTGCAGGTGAGCGGCGGGACGTCGTCGGGCTCCAACAACACGGGGAACCAGTGGGTGGGAGTCAACGAGATTCCCGGTCCCGACGACGACGTCTGGAAGTGGGCCCCGTATTCGGAGGGGAACGTCAGCTCGGCGGCGAACGACAAGATCAATCACTTCGACGTGAAGTAGGCGTGCGGTAGTTGTCACACCCACGGGGGTGCCGGTCTCCCCGGCGCCCCCGTTCTTGACGACATGTCAGGTTGCCGGCCTTGACGGGAGAAGGACGATGCCGGGTTTCACCGTGGCGGCCCTGACGGCCGTGTCGCTCATGCTGGCTGTCGGATCCGCCGGCTGCGCGCGGAGTTCGGAGGCAGCCGCTGTTCCCGACCGCTTCCGCCAGCTCGTGGATCGGCCCGCCGTACTCGACGAGACCGAGAACCGGTTGATCGCGCGGTGCATGGAACAGGCGGGACTGGGCTATCCGAAGGTGCCCGCCCCGCGAGACGACCGGCCGATGAGCGGGCTGCTCAGAGGCGCGACACCGCTGCACGCCGAGACCGCACGGCAACACGGCTATCCCGACAGGTGGATGACCCGTGCCCGTGATCCGGGGAAGGGTCCGGTCGACAGATACGCCGATTCGCTGCCCGCCGACACCAGAGAGCGGTTCCATCGCCTGCTCCTCGGCGAAGGCGGCAACGACGTACGGGTGGTGCTGCCGGGGAACTTCGAGGTGGCCGCGGCTTCCTCGGGCTGCGTGGGCAGCGCCCGGCGGCGGCTCTACGGATCGGTGGAGAACTACCTGACCGTGTACTACCTGCCCGAACTCGTGCAGCGGCAGGCATCCGCGGCCGACGAAGACCCCGACGTACGCGACGCCCACGCGGCCTTCGCCCGGTGCATGGCGGCCAAGGGCTACGACACGGCGACGCCGGACGACGCCGTCGCCCTGGCCGCCACGTACTACCCCGACGGCCGGCGCGGGCGCGCGGGGGCGGACGAGAAGACGCTCGCTGCCGGGGACGCGGAGTGCCAGACGACGGTGCGACTGCGTGAGCGGCGTGCCGCCGCGGTCGATCGCCTCGCCCGGCGCTGGCTGGCCGACAACGAAGCCGCTGTGTCGAGGACTTACGAGGTACTGCGATCCGCTCTCGCGGAAGCGAGAACGAAGGGGTAGACGCGAAGGCGTGGCGGGCGGCGATGTCTTCGCGGTGTCCCCTGCGGGTCCTGTGGGCGGGTTCCCGCCCGACGGTGGTCATGCCGGTGCCCCGTCGGCCACGAGAGACTCGGGCGAGGCCGACGGGGCACTGTCCTACGGGAACACCGGGATCAACTGGCGCCGGTGCTCAGTGAGTCACGGGCACTCGCCGGGCGCCGCCCCGATGTTCTCGACCCAGCGGGCGGCGACCCAGTGGCGCTCACCCGGCAGCTTGTACCAACGGCGATTTCCTTCCACGACCTCGCCGTTGGTCTTGCATTCCAGCTCGATGACGGTGCCGAACGGGATGGAGCCGACGGGCGGCCTGCTGGTGTTCGGGTCCTTCCGCACGTTGAGCGACGGCTGCGCGATGACCCGGCCCTTGAACACGACAGCGGCGGGGGACTGGGCGGCCTCGGCGGAGGACGGCGCGGAGCCGGTCCGGTGGTCGGTGGCGACGGCGGGGGCGGCCAGTGCCGTACCGGCCAGCAGGACTCCGGCGAGCACGGAGACGATCCGGTGCCCGGTGTGCGGTGCGCTCATGGCGGATTCCTCTTGTTGTCGGTGAGCATCCGGGGGGCTTCCCGGTGGTGCCCCCTTCATGGCACGAGCAGGGGCGGTGAACCCTGCCCCCGCGCCGGAAACGCGGACTCTCACCCGGACGGGCGTACGTGTTCGGGGTCCGTACGACCGATCCGGGACGCAGGGCCTCGGGGCGGGCCGATGTCGTACGGCGGGTCAATAACGGTCAGGGGTCGGCGGGTTCGGGTTCGGGCTCGGGTGTGCGCGCGGGGTGCGGGGTGCCGGCTCGGACGCGGCTTCGGGTCCGCCGGCGGTGTGCCGTACCGGCCGCGATCCCGCTCACTCGCCTCACCACCGGGGCTCAGGCCAGCAGCAGGGCCATGTCCCATTCGGTCGTGGTGCGGCCGTCCGCGTAGGCGTCGAGTGCGAGCGCGGTTCCCGTGGCGCCCTCCAGGAAGGCGGGAACGTCGGTGCCCTGCGGGGCGCTTGTGAGGGGGGACCGGAAACCGAACCGGTACCCGGGGCGGAACTGGGCGAGCGTGCGCGCCGCCATCGTGTCGGTGAGGTCGGTCAGGCGCTTGTCGCCGATGGTCTCGTTCAGCACGGCGAGCAGGTGCATCATCCCGCTCCACCCGTGGCACACGGTGGGGTTGTCGATGTTCCAGCCGTCCGGATCGGTGGTCAGGAAGGGCAGCAGGGAACGGTGGGCCAGGCCGAGCCAGTCGGCACGGTCGAAGGCGAGCCCCGCGAGCTGCACCGCTCGGGAGATCCCCGGGGCGCCGTAACACCAGGACGGGCGCTGGCGCGGCGGCGCGACACCCGGTCCGTCCGCCCAGTGTTCGAGGGTCAGATGCGCGGGCCACCGTGGTCCGTCGGGGCTCTCGTAGGCCCACCGCTGGAGGAGCCCGACCAGCCGCTCGACAGCCTCGCGCTGCCCGTCCACGACCACGCCCCGCTGCCGGGCCAGCGACAGCAGGGCGAGCGGTCCCGCCACGCCGTGCGAGAGTCCGAGGTTCAGATGCCCGTCGGGCATCTCGACCTCCTGCCCCAGTTTGGGCGCCGCCCAGGTCCACCAGCGGGGCACCCGATGGCCCCGGTGGGTGATCTCGCCGTGCGCCATGCGCGTCAAGTAGGTGAGGACGAGGCGCAGTTCCTCCTCGCACCGCTCCCGGCGCGCCAGCAGATAGCGGCCGACCCCGCTCATGCCCCGGACCACCTCGAACTCGCCGTTGGTCGGGGCCGGGACGGAGCGGACGTCGGGCAGCGCGCGGCGGATCAGCCGGCGCTGGTGGTCGTCGAGCCGGTCGAGAGCGGAACGGTAGCCGCCCGTGGCGCGGTGCGCGACGAGGACGGCGAAGGCGACGGCGCCCGGACCGTTGTAGA
Above is a window of Streptomyces sp. NBC_01498 DNA encoding:
- a CDS encoding peptidase inhibitor family I36 protein produces the protein MRIRFAATAAGLTMAVALTGIGASAATDTTGVRTATDRTTVNTPFRSAESAVAPAALRCPRGTFCAYIHANYSGELMRSSAGRGSRVQVSGGTSSGSNNTGNQWVGVNEIPGPDDDVWKWAPYSEGNVSSAANDKINHFDVK
- a CDS encoding lanthionine synthetase C family protein, whose translation is MTAPRYADEARDVAAQVFGRLTDPEATAADTRVPDDGPQVALRAPLWEELSLSCGYPGVSLAYTARGGPADAARAHAYLVRAMRAMAAGAHPPGGIYNGPGAVAFAVLVAHRATGGYRSALDRLDDHQRRLIRRALPDVRSVPAPTNGEFEVVRGMSGVGRYLLARRERCEEELRLVLTYLTRMAHGEITHRGHRVPRWWTWAAPKLGQEVEMPDGHLNLGLSHGVAGPLALLSLARQRGVVVDGQREAVERLVGLLQRWAYESPDGPRWPAHLTLEHWADGPGVAPPRQRPSWCYGAPGISRAVQLAGLAFDRADWLGLAHRSLLPFLTTDPDGWNIDNPTVCHGWSGMMHLLAVLNETIGDKRLTDLTDTMAARTLAQFRPGYRFGFRSPLTSAPQGTDVPAFLEGATGTALALDAYADGRTTTEWDMALLLA
- a CDS encoding SH3 domain-containing protein: MSAPHTGHRIVSVLAGVLLAGTALAAPAVATDHRTGSAPSSAEAAQSPAAVVFKGRVIAQPSLNVRKDPNTSRPPVGSIPFGTVIELECKTNGEVVEGNRRWYKLPGERHWVAARWVENIGAAPGECP